In the Leptospira limi genome, one interval contains:
- the gspE gene encoding type II secretion system ATPase GspE, whose product MRKSLGQILLEDGILTIKDLEDISKQQEKTNLPITHIIQKKGLASETDILKALAKLHKMEFYDKLEFVASDEIFSKIPLKLVQRSKIVPFLVKGKKVFVATSDPTDLHPMDDMRSFLKGYEIQFVLATENEIMRIVHSQFDKTTAEAKEMMDEMDGSFGDLSDAFESDALDLSNEAPIIKMVNVILSQAVSERASDIHVEPFEKSVVVRYRVDGVLQKVLNPPKSYLAGISTRIKIMSNLNIAENRLPQDGRIKLRLAGKDVDVRVSIIPCQFGERIVMRILNKTDQKYSIETMGFNPQILKEFKELIYKPYGIILVTGPTGSGKSTTLYSALSEINTEERNIITCEDPVEYQMDGISQMQMNDKIGLTFAAGLRSILRQDPDVVMVGEIRDEETARIAIQASLTGHLVFSTLHTNDASSAVTRLVDMGIEPYLITSSVLGFMAQRLVRVICKDCKTSYKPTDKDLAGLGIQRKELKNGVLYRGKGCSSCLNSGYKGRTGLYELLTMNDEIKRAILQGADSNRIKELAVKNGLSTLQEYGKYKVIEGVTTPEEVLRVS is encoded by the coding sequence ATGAGAAAAAGTTTAGGTCAGATTCTTTTAGAAGATGGAATCCTTACGATTAAGGATTTAGAAGACATTTCCAAACAACAGGAAAAAACAAATCTTCCCATCACTCACATTATCCAAAAAAAAGGTCTCGCTTCTGAGACCGATATTCTAAAGGCACTCGCAAAACTCCATAAAATGGAGTTCTACGACAAACTAGAGTTTGTTGCCAGTGATGAAATTTTTAGCAAAATTCCTCTCAAACTCGTACAACGTTCCAAAATTGTTCCCTTCTTAGTAAAGGGAAAAAAGGTATTTGTTGCGACAAGTGATCCAACTGACCTTCATCCCATGGATGATATGCGTTCCTTCTTAAAAGGATACGAAATCCAATTCGTTCTCGCCACAGAAAACGAAATCATGCGCATCGTCCATTCTCAGTTTGATAAAACAACTGCAGAAGCAAAAGAGATGATGGATGAGATGGATGGAAGTTTTGGAGATCTTTCCGATGCCTTTGAATCTGATGCATTAGATTTATCCAATGAAGCACCTATCATCAAAATGGTGAATGTGATTTTATCACAAGCTGTTTCGGAAAGGGCTTCAGACATCCACGTTGAACCATTTGAAAAGTCTGTTGTGGTCAGATACCGTGTAGATGGTGTTTTACAAAAGGTCTTAAATCCACCTAAGTCATATTTGGCGGGGATTTCTACTCGTATCAAAATTATGTCGAACTTAAACATTGCGGAAAACAGGCTCCCTCAAGATGGTAGGATCAAACTTAGGTTAGCTGGAAAAGATGTGGATGTGCGGGTATCTATCATTCCATGCCAATTCGGAGAACGAATTGTAATGAGGATATTGAATAAAACGGACCAAAAGTATTCCATTGAAACCATGGGATTTAATCCACAAATCCTAAAAGAATTTAAAGAACTCATTTATAAACCGTATGGAATTATTTTAGTAACTGGTCCAACAGGATCGGGAAAATCAACCACACTGTACTCTGCCTTATCGGAGATCAATACCGAAGAACGAAACATCATCACATGTGAAGACCCAGTGGAATACCAAATGGATGGGATTTCCCAAATGCAAATGAATGATAAAATCGGACTCACATTTGCGGCGGGACTCCGGTCGATTTTACGACAAGACCCTGATGTTGTGATGGTGGGGGAGATCCGTGATGAAGAAACAGCTAGGATTGCCATCCAGGCATCGCTTACAGGTCACTTGGTTTTTTCCACACTCCATACCAATGATGCATCGTCTGCAGTTACAAGGCTTGTCGATATGGGAATTGAACCTTACCTCATCACAAGTTCCGTACTTGGCTTTATGGCACAAAGGTTAGTTCGTGTGATCTGCAAAGATTGTAAAACTTCTTACAAACCTACTGACAAAGATTTGGCGGGCCTTGGAATCCAAAGAAAAGAACTGAAAAATGGTGTATTGTATCGCGGAAAGGGTTGTAGTTCTTGTCTAAATTCAGGATACAAAGGGCGAACTGGACTTTATGAACTACTCACCATGAATGATGAAATCAAACGTGCGATTTTACAGGGTGCAGATTCCAATCGGATCAAAGAACTTGCTGTGAAAAATGGTCTTTCCACCTTACAAGAGTATGGAAAGTATAAGGTCATAGAGGGAGTTACCACTCCGGAAGAAGTTCTTAGGGTATCCTAA
- a CDS encoding type II secretion system F family protein: MPLYTYVAFNKKGKEEKNIIDAVNLQAARNKLKAKGLYVRSIQEDREKEERELFPFLSKLLYRIPRKEVGLFCKQLGTLIGAGIPLDKCLLSIIDQVENIYFKKVLIEMRADITEGSSLSESMKKHKTVFPDQYPSLISVGESTGNYENTLHRLAELEEKSSELKSKVQVAMIYPMIMGLLSLGVSIFLLVVVIPQIEQLFASFDAKLPLLTRAVIFLSYVLTNYWYFILGLISFSFLGFLKWKSSPEGKKVWDKFLLGLPVIGTLLRKILVSNFARNLSILLLNRVPLIVSLNIVSDVVGHTVFKEEIDAAIIKIKEGGKLSDSLQGSQVLPQMVLGMLSAGEASDKVPEMMNKLSEIYESEVDTAIKSLTQSLEPMMIIVMGGIIFTIMAAIMTPMYKLTQEIQGM, translated from the coding sequence ATGCCTCTCTATACATACGTTGCCTTTAATAAAAAAGGAAAAGAAGAAAAGAACATCATTGATGCTGTCAATTTACAAGCAGCACGTAATAAACTAAAGGCAAAAGGCCTTTACGTTCGTTCAATTCAGGAAGACCGCGAAAAGGAAGAACGAGAACTATTCCCTTTTTTATCCAAACTGCTTTATCGGATTCCTAGAAAGGAAGTGGGACTTTTTTGTAAACAACTGGGAACACTCATTGGAGCAGGAATTCCTCTTGATAAGTGTTTGTTATCCATCATTGACCAAGTCGAAAATATCTATTTCAAAAAAGTTTTGATTGAGATGCGGGCGGATATCACGGAAGGATCAAGCCTTTCCGAGTCGATGAAAAAACACAAAACTGTGTTTCCTGACCAGTATCCAAGTTTGATTTCTGTAGGTGAGTCAACTGGTAATTATGAAAACACCTTACACCGATTAGCGGAACTAGAAGAAAAGTCTTCTGAATTAAAATCGAAAGTGCAAGTGGCAATGATTTATCCTATGATTATGGGACTTCTTTCACTTGGTGTATCTATCTTTTTACTAGTTGTTGTGATTCCCCAAATTGAACAATTATTTGCATCCTTTGATGCAAAACTTCCTCTTCTCACACGAGCTGTGATTTTTTTATCCTATGTCTTAACCAATTATTGGTATTTTATCTTGGGTCTGATCTCGTTTAGTTTTCTTGGATTTTTGAAATGGAAAAGTTCCCCAGAGGGAAAAAAAGTTTGGGATAAGTTTTTACTGGGGCTACCAGTCATCGGAACTTTACTCCGCAAAATCTTAGTTTCCAATTTTGCACGAAACCTATCCATCTTACTCCTGAATCGAGTTCCCTTAATCGTTTCGCTGAACATTGTATCAGATGTGGTCGGGCATACTGTTTTTAAAGAAGAAATTGATGCAGCGATCATCAAAATCAAAGAAGGTGGAAAATTATCCGATTCCTTACAAGGTTCACAAGTGCTTCCGCAAATGGTTCTCGGGATGCTCAGTGCTGGGGAAGCTTCGGATAAGGTTCCGGAAATGATGAACAAACTCTCAGAAATCTACGAATCTGAGGTTGATACAGCAATAAAATCTTTGACCCAATCCTTAGAACCCATGATGATCATTGTAATGGGTGGAATTATTTTTACCATTATGGCGGCGATTATGACGCCAATGTACAAACTAACTCAAGAAATCCAGGGGATGTAG
- a CDS encoding type II secretion system protein GspG has translation MKMKGKNRKIREGLTLIEITVVMLILGSLMAILYSSIGNRGEGEKKLKLKNDSAVLKTALERYLEVYDKYPSEEQGLQALIEKPDDDKIGDDYEPIIREKAVLKDPWKTPYVLKFEGAVPQIYTLGEDKKEGGDGKNKDFNILSPDDYPAAFR, from the coding sequence ATGAAAATGAAAGGAAAAAACAGAAAGATCCGTGAGGGACTCACTCTAATCGAAATCACAGTGGTGATGCTGATTTTAGGTTCCCTGATGGCGATTCTTTACTCAAGTATCGGTAACCGCGGTGAAGGTGAAAAAAAACTAAAACTGAAAAATGACAGTGCTGTTTTAAAAACTGCATTGGAACGTTATTTGGAAGTTTATGATAAATACCCTTCGGAAGAACAAGGTTTACAAGCGTTAATCGAAAAACCAGACGATGACAAAATTGGTGACGATTATGAACCAATCATTCGGGAAAAAGCAGTTTTAAAAGACCCTTGGAAAACTCCGTATGTATTAAAATTTGAAGGAGCAGTTCCACAAATTTATACATTAGGCGAAGATAAAAAAGAAGGTGGAGATGGAAAAAATAAAGATTTTAATATCCTATCTCCTGATGATTATCCAGCCGCATTCCGATAA
- a CDS encoding prepilin-type N-terminal cleavage/methylation domain-containing protein yields MIIQPHSDKNHFPKWKRQIRDGLTLIEIVVVISILGLLMVIVGGSLRNLIIPSTEDISVKLQESFKFGYNKAQLTNQAVLFEYDFEKREYQFFLLKREESGLEEEPILKKTTLPFYSKIVSVRDLGGKPRNEGKIRIVFTPQGTTTDLFLYIGSDTEIKRTIQIYRYGGKIKIHKMEFFPEPDTNSIQKVSYGLDERDEQVDSNAKTQPR; encoded by the coding sequence ATGATTATCCAGCCGCATTCCGATAAAAATCATTTTCCGAAATGGAAAAGACAAATCCGCGACGGTCTCACACTCATTGAGATCGTCGTTGTCATTTCTATATTAGGGCTTCTGATGGTGATCGTGGGAGGTTCCTTACGAAACCTCATCATCCCTTCGACTGAGGACATTTCAGTCAAATTACAAGAATCCTTTAAATTTGGTTATAACAAAGCGCAACTCACTAACCAAGCAGTGCTTTTTGAATATGATTTTGAAAAACGGGAATACCAATTCTTTTTACTCAAACGAGAAGAAAGTGGCTTAGAAGAAGAACCCATTTTAAAAAAAACAACTCTCCCTTTTTATTCTAAAATTGTCAGCGTACGCGACTTAGGTGGTAAGCCTAGAAACGAAGGCAAAATTCGGATTGTATTCACTCCTCAAGGAACCACAACGGATTTGTTTTTATATATTGGTTCTGATACAGAAATCAAACGTACAATCCAAATTTATCGATATGGTGGAAAAATCAAAATCCATAAAATGGAATTTTTCCCAGAACCTGATACAAATTCCATCCAAAAAGTGTCTTATGGTTTGGATGAACGAGACGAACAAGTAGATTCCAATGCAAAAACACAACCTCGTTAA
- a CDS encoding prepilin-type N-terminal cleavage/methylation domain-containing protein, whose product MQKHNLVKQSRNAFTLFEVTIAMAMAAMVMTYTYSMIAEGISYQKKAVLLANAVHLAKIKMAQVDSSTTMQTDTSRGSIDAFPGYTFETEIKEEEMDLLKLAGGPNAEELRKKAPKDMLGDKDVGLSDLMKKRGQKKSFETGGVLKVFRVKVSIFYMDGNKKETYSVETFRSAKY is encoded by the coding sequence ATGCAAAAACACAACCTCGTTAAACAATCCCGTAATGCATTTACCCTATTTGAAGTCACAATCGCAATGGCGATGGCAGCCATGGTGATGACCTATACTTATTCAATGATTGCGGAAGGAATTTCGTATCAAAAAAAAGCTGTCTTACTTGCCAATGCAGTTCATTTGGCAAAAATAAAAATGGCACAAGTGGATTCATCCACCACCATGCAAACGGATACTTCCCGTGGTTCCATTGATGCATTCCCTGGTTATACATTTGAAACAGAAATCAAAGAAGAAGAAATGGACTTACTCAAACTTGCAGGTGGTCCCAATGCCGAGGAACTTCGGAAAAAAGCACCCAAAGATATGTTAGGTGATAAAGATGTGGGACTTAGTGACCTCATGAAAAAAAGAGGCCAGAAAAAAAGTTTTGAAACGGGTGGAGTTTTAAAAGTTTTCCGAGTGAAAGTTTCCATATTTTACATGGATGGAAATAAAAAAGAAACTTATAGCGTTGAAACGTTCAGGAGTGCAAAATACTAA
- a CDS encoding type II secretion system protein GspJ produces MNVLWKKLSLNQCKKNRRGFTLVEISIVVMIMAVIFTGIFSVFYTANKISKKGASNKGANRKDILYAMENIRGTLARTYFIDNQKRILFVGKQEGVTGARNDRIVFATSNPNSEEEGQASVREVSFYLRKMPNPKMEGLSYLIRREDEMVDTFPTQGGVEHVLLENVKSFQMKFSERGDKWVDDWNSRTTKKIPRLIRFEIISLVGSAFVKYESLAHPVILYK; encoded by the coding sequence ATGAATGTTTTATGGAAAAAGCTTTCTTTGAATCAATGCAAAAAGAATCGTAGAGGGTTCACACTCGTTGAAATTTCCATTGTTGTGATGATCATGGCTGTTATTTTTACTGGGATCTTTTCCGTTTTTTATACTGCCAATAAAATCTCCAAAAAAGGAGCTTCAAATAAAGGAGCCAATCGAAAGGATATTTTGTATGCTATGGAAAATATCCGAGGAACTTTAGCTCGTACCTATTTTATCGATAACCAAAAACGAATTTTATTTGTGGGAAAACAAGAAGGAGTGACTGGAGCAAGGAACGATCGGATTGTTTTTGCGACTTCCAATCCTAATTCGGAAGAAGAGGGCCAAGCATCTGTCAGGGAAGTTTCCTTTTATTTACGAAAGATGCCCAATCCGAAAATGGAAGGTTTGTCCTATCTCATTCGGCGGGAAGACGAAATGGTAGATACCTTTCCAACCCAAGGCGGAGTGGAACATGTGTTACTTGAAAATGTCAAAAGTTTCCAAATGAAATTTTCGGAACGTGGAGACAAATGGGTAGATGATTGGAATTCACGTACAACTAAAAAAATTCCAAGGCTCATTCGATTTGAAATTATATCATTAGTGGGGAGTGCCTTTGTAAAATATGAATCACTTGCGCATCCGGTTATTCTCTACAAATAA
- a CDS encoding type II secretion system minor pseudopilin, producing the protein MNHLRIRLFSTNKNAKKGFMVYLLVMAIGTASLFTASKFFEDAATEYRVARAQADGFRAHMLAKAGFMGAVGALKKIPEEVLYQSGLAMDPPPIPLGGGVIYYTMSPEDGKININSLVKIYDDQPNQRTIEMVTRLFYQFGLKREMIFPILDWIDENHQETGGGAEQYYYNRLSPPRKIKNAPFYSLSELLNVKGYDRSVVYESLKPKDYDKNNSKDFMTEEERALRSDKDYVLSNNITAYLPAGDSYDDRININTAPYFVLISLSDFMTKQAAMKILKLKLQKGGYIKELKDLETEPEFQVKTTGDLTLYKELAGEGTDVSGGRIKTKGEVYKITGVGIIKDKVVRKVTGLFDLTNNQMLYYTED; encoded by the coding sequence ATGAATCACTTGCGCATCCGGTTATTCTCTACAAATAAAAACGCGAAAAAAGGGTTTATGGTCTATCTCCTTGTGATGGCCATCGGAACTGCATCCCTTTTTACAGCTTCAAAATTTTTTGAAGATGCTGCCACAGAATACCGAGTGGCAAGGGCACAAGCAGATGGGTTTCGTGCTCATATGTTGGCAAAGGCTGGGTTTATGGGAGCTGTTGGGGCTTTAAAAAAAATCCCAGAAGAGGTTTTGTACCAGTCAGGTCTTGCCATGGATCCACCTCCCATTCCCCTTGGTGGAGGTGTGATTTATTACACGATGAGCCCCGAAGATGGCAAAATCAACATCAACTCTCTTGTCAAAATTTATGATGACCAACCTAACCAAAGGACAATTGAAATGGTCACTCGGTTGTTCTACCAGTTTGGACTCAAACGAGAGATGATTTTTCCGATTCTGGATTGGATTGATGAAAACCACCAGGAAACAGGGGGTGGTGCGGAACAGTATTATTACAATCGTCTAAGCCCTCCAAGAAAGATCAAAAATGCTCCTTTTTATTCCCTTTCTGAACTTTTAAATGTGAAGGGCTATGATCGTTCCGTAGTGTACGAAAGTTTAAAACCGAAGGATTACGACAAAAATAATTCAAAAGACTTTATGACTGAAGAGGAAAGGGCACTTCGTTCCGATAAAGACTATGTGCTCTCCAATAATATCACTGCTTATTTGCCTGCGGGAGATTCGTATGATGACAGGATCAATATCAATACGGCACCCTATTTTGTACTCATTTCCCTTTCTGATTTTATGACCAAACAGGCCGCCATGAAAATTTTGAAACTCAAGTTGCAGAAAGGAGGCTATATTAAAGAATTGAAAGATCTGGAGACAGAACCTGAGTTCCAAGTAAAAACCACTGGTGACCTTACTTTGTATAAAGAACTGGCAGGGGAAGGAACCGACGTATCGGGTGGCCGGATCAAAACCAAAGGTGAAGTTTACAAAATTACAGGGGTCGGGATTATAAAGGATAAAGTGGTTCGTAAGGTAACTGGATTATTTGATCTTACCAACAACCAGATGTTATACTATACTGAAGATTAA
- the pilM gene encoding cell division protein FtsA — MLSFDQYLAIDYGSTFLKGVLFKKVLGKVVILRTESLPVVELDENEGDPFEYNIIRFIQSFFPEENRFLLNLGIHNLFVRDITVPLVSEKAVQEVLPFEVENLVPYPMEELEVIGKTWRTGKENSDVITFNVHHSELFRALKPFAKGDLTLSCLSLDSFVLSALITKNYPLLVAEKSILQLDLGGRYCILNVLHEGKLRHTRQIYIGGEEITAEFASILKVDLEEARLIKESLPIGFLFDSMDKVEETKFLNQFHITAIQLKSLRKFILAKLDQVVHEVENSIFSLPEQERPTLILLSGGASLYPNLTGYLEEKLGIKTGRYEFLGINDPSFVTSVATGVHFESRNRVNFLETGFAKKIHTNRFKLAAFKPHIILVSISLILLFGVFLIGIILDKRKIAANKQILIEKYKNGIGGELGEEEDPLDAANKKLKAERKKTEIYRLFLSQESVLDVLNEATEQFPSPEVLPFILDQFNFEEKEIQIYGRVNEFGEIGTIQSALEKSEKFTNIQIQNKRLITGVNKFKVSFKIKMDVVTPKDEP; from the coding sequence ATGTTATCATTTGACCAATACCTTGCAATCGATTACGGATCTACCTTCCTGAAGGGTGTTTTATTCAAAAAAGTTTTAGGAAAAGTGGTTATCCTCAGGACTGAAAGTTTACCTGTTGTGGAACTAGATGAAAATGAAGGGGATCCATTCGAATACAATATCATCCGATTTATCCAAAGTTTTTTCCCAGAGGAAAATCGTTTTTTACTCAATTTAGGGATTCATAATTTATTTGTAAGGGACATTACAGTTCCATTGGTTTCCGAAAAAGCCGTCCAAGAAGTTTTACCATTTGAAGTGGAAAATTTAGTTCCTTACCCTATGGAAGAACTGGAAGTTATTGGGAAAACTTGGAGAACAGGAAAAGAAAATTCTGATGTAATCACTTTTAATGTTCATCATTCAGAATTATTCCGTGCCCTAAAACCTTTTGCGAAAGGAGATTTGACATTAAGTTGTTTATCGTTAGATTCCTTTGTTCTTTCTGCTCTCATCACTAAAAACTATCCTTTGTTAGTTGCCGAAAAATCAATTTTACAACTAGATTTAGGTGGTCGTTATTGTATTTTAAATGTTCTCCATGAAGGAAAATTAAGACACACTCGACAAATTTATATTGGTGGGGAAGAAATTACCGCAGAGTTTGCTAGTATTCTAAAAGTTGACTTAGAAGAAGCAAGACTCATCAAAGAATCACTTCCGATTGGATTTTTATTTGATTCTATGGATAAGGTTGAAGAAACAAAATTTTTAAATCAGTTTCACATCACTGCCATCCAACTTAAGTCATTACGTAAATTCATTTTAGCGAAACTTGACCAAGTAGTCCATGAAGTTGAGAATAGTATTTTTTCTCTTCCAGAACAAGAGAGACCAACCCTTATTTTATTATCTGGTGGGGCAAGTCTCTATCCGAATCTTACTGGTTATTTGGAAGAAAAATTAGGAATTAAGACAGGTCGGTATGAATTCTTAGGGATCAATGATCCAAGTTTTGTAACATCAGTTGCCACTGGTGTTCACTTTGAATCACGCAATCGGGTGAATTTTTTAGAAACTGGTTTTGCTAAAAAAATTCATACCAATCGCTTCAAACTCGCAGCATTCAAACCTCATATTATTTTGGTAAGTATTTCTCTAATTTTACTCTTTGGTGTGTTTTTGATTGGAATCATTTTGGATAAACGAAAAATTGCTGCCAACAAACAAATATTAATCGAAAAATATAAAAATGGAATTGGTGGAGAGTTAGGTGAAGAGGAAGATCCTCTTGATGCCGCTAATAAAAAACTAAAGGCAGAACGTAAAAAAACTGAAATTTACAGATTGTTTTTGTCCCAAGAAAGTGTTCTTGATGTATTAAATGAGGCAACAGAACAATTCCCTTCGCCAGAGGTTCTACCTTTTATTTTGGATCAGTTTAACTTTGAAGAAAAGGAGATCCAAATTTACGGTAGGGTAAACGAATTTGGTGAAATTGGAACCATCCAATCTGCACTTGAAAAATCCGAAAAATTCACGAATATCCAAATCCAAAACAAACGTCTCATCACGGGTGTGAATAAATTCAAAGTTAGTTTTAAAATCAAAATGGATGTTGTGACACCAAAGGATGAACCCTAA
- the gspN gene encoding type II secretion system protein GspN translates to MAKENEFEEDYDLDDDVAVQESLLEEDSELFDEDSDEEHTKINQKQILTLIAISFVSFLLFTIFIFPLNEIVRSVLIKTGKETGILMDAKEIHFPMIGRKSFDSFVVSFPSGTSLKAEEVSLGVSVFGILQSRLEGDINIGYFTYEGSDLSIGIQTLDLPIRLSPLDDKITKWNGEGEITLSGGKIKESMEIPFLGTLKGTDIKRANLLFKIRSGKLLIERGSLDSNMAKFQFQGVVRLSDTISFSQLDLKVCFSLTEKFAQERQDLVGMVALLPQEGGKTCIPVRGTLSSPKVDLPNLNQLGGTPPKPEDGSIEPAPTP, encoded by the coding sequence ATGGCAAAAGAAAACGAATTTGAAGAAGACTATGATTTAGATGATGATGTTGCTGTTCAAGAATCATTATTGGAAGAGGATAGTGAACTTTTTGATGAAGATTCTGATGAAGAACACACAAAAATCAATCAAAAACAAATTCTGACACTCATTGCGATTTCATTTGTTTCTTTTCTTTTGTTTACCATTTTTATTTTTCCTCTCAATGAAATTGTTAGGTCCGTCCTCATTAAAACTGGCAAAGAAACGGGGATTTTAATGGATGCAAAAGAAATCCATTTCCCTATGATTGGAAGGAAATCTTTTGATAGTTTTGTTGTTAGTTTTCCCTCTGGAACCTCTTTAAAAGCAGAAGAAGTAAGTCTTGGTGTTTCTGTATTTGGAATTTTACAGTCGCGTTTGGAAGGGGATATCAATATAGGCTATTTTACTTATGAAGGAAGTGATCTTTCAATTGGGATTCAAACCTTAGATTTGCCAATTCGATTGTCACCTTTAGATGATAAGATAACCAAATGGAATGGGGAAGGGGAAATTACTCTTTCTGGTGGAAAAATCAAAGAATCGATGGAGATTCCTTTTTTAGGAACTTTAAAAGGAACTGATATCAAAAGAGCAAATTTACTCTTTAAAATTCGATCAGGGAAACTTCTCATCGAAAGAGGTAGCCTTGATTCCAATATGGCGAAATTCCAATTCCAGGGTGTGGTTCGTTTGTCTGATACCATTTCCTTTTCTCAATTGGATTTAAAAGTTTGTTTTTCTTTAACCGAGAAATTTGCCCAAGAAAGGCAGGATTTGGTAGGGATGGTTGCCTTATTGCCACAAGAAGGTGGGAAAACTTGTATCCCTGTTCGTGGTACCTTGTCCTCGCCTAAAGTGGACCTTCCCAACTTAAACCAATTAGGTGGAACACCTCCTAAACCAGAAGATGGTTCCATTGAACCGGCTCCCACTCCTTAA